One Paracoccaceae bacterium genomic region harbors:
- a CDS encoding nuclear transport factor 2 family protein yields MENPETVLHRWADRTRRDARDLILADHLPDARIFDVLGPVEHATPAAYAATWDDWMPDTAGDAVFDFEDLRVTEAEGLAFAHALIRCGGTTPDGREFRDLVRATFGLVRGPEGWRIAHHHISKPQ; encoded by the coding sequence ATGGAAAACCCCGAAACCGTGCTGCACCGGTGGGCCGACCGCACGCGCCGCGACGCGCGCGACCTGATTCTGGCCGATCACCTGCCCGATGCCCGCATCTTCGACGTGCTGGGCCCCGTGGAACACGCCACGCCCGCCGCCTATGCGGCCACCTGGGACGACTGGATGCCGGACACCGCGGGCGATGCGGTCTTTGACTTCGAGGACCTGCGGGTGACCGAGGCGGAGGGCCTGGCCTTCGCGCATGCGCTGATCCGCTGCGGCGGCACGACGCCGGACGGGCGGGAATTCCGCGACCTTGTGCGCGCGACCTTCGGGCTGGTGCGGGGGCCCGAGGGATGGCGCATCGCGCACCACCACATCTCGAAACCGCAATGA
- a CDS encoding winged helix-turn-helix transcriptional regulator, whose amino-acid sequence MTDNRAPDLDAAFAALADPTRRAILARLVQGEATVQDLARPFAISQPAVSRHLKVLEDAGLIETRVAGTARPRRLNPEAVAALWDWLGQYRALWEARYARLDAVLAEMQDQPEREPGHDDQTDT is encoded by the coding sequence ATGACGGACAACCGGGCACCCGACCTGGACGCGGCCTTTGCCGCCCTGGCCGATCCGACGCGCCGGGCCATACTGGCCCGTCTGGTGCAGGGCGAGGCGACGGTGCAGGATCTGGCGCGCCCCTTCGCGATCAGCCAGCCCGCGGTGTCGCGCCACCTGAAGGTGCTGGAGGACGCGGGGCTGATCGAGACGCGGGTGGCGGGCACCGCCCGTCCCCGGCGGCTGAACCCCGAAGCGGTGGCGGCGCTGTGGGACTGGCTGGGGCAGTACCGCGCCCTGTGGGAGGCGCGCTATGCGCGGCTGGATGCCGTGCTGGCCGAGATGCAGGATCAACCGGAAAGGGAACCCGGACATGACGACCAGACTGACACTTGA
- a CDS encoding SRPBCC domain-containing protein, producing MTTRLTLETRGDTQVIVTRRFAAPPATVFRAHVDPLIMPRWLTGPDGWVMRVCISEPRPGGRIRCEWVDAEGQNGFHLTGEYHEIDEGSRILHVERMHLPDPTPDNRVETLFRPDAGGTLMVMTMTVADAASRAAMLETGMAEGMEASYQRLEGLPGYRDA from the coding sequence ATGACGACCAGACTGACACTTGAAACCAGGGGCGACACGCAGGTCATCGTCACGCGCCGCTTTGCGGCACCGCCCGCCACGGTGTTCCGTGCCCATGTCGACCCGCTGATCATGCCGCGGTGGCTGACCGGGCCGGATGGCTGGGTGATGCGGGTCTGCATCAGCGAACCGCGCCCGGGCGGCCGCATCCGCTGCGAATGGGTCGATGCCGAGGGGCAGAACGGGTTTCACCTGACCGGCGAGTATCACGAGATCGACGAGGGCAGCCGCATCCTGCATGTCGAGCGCATGCACCTGCCCGACCCGACGCCCGACAACCGCGTGGAGACCCTGTTCCGGCCCGATGCCGGCGGCACGCTGATGGTGATGACGATGACCGTGGCCGATGCCGCATCGCGTGCCGCGATGCTGGAGACCGGAATGGCGGAAGGGATGGAGGCCAGCTATCAGCGGCTGGAGGGCCTGCCGGGCTATCGCGATGCCTGA
- a CDS encoding SRPBCC domain-containing protein: MPDFRLFAEGARSLVITRHLAAQPDLVQRAHLDPLLVPRWMGGGDHPMTECRIDPRPGGRFRQVWTGPDGGTFAVEGTFLAIAPGRIEHVELFDPDWTGGETRVVTTFAAVPGGTALRMEVVYSSPEARDGAAASGMAAGMEAAYDRLDPIL, from the coding sequence ATGCCTGACTTCCGCCTGTTCGCCGAGGGGGCGCGGTCGCTGGTGATCACCCGGCACCTTGCCGCCCAGCCCGATCTGGTGCAGCGGGCGCATCTGGACCCGCTGCTGGTGCCCCGCTGGATGGGCGGGGGTGACCATCCGATGACCGAGTGCCGGATCGACCCGCGGCCGGGCGGGCGGTTCCGGCAGGTCTGGACCGGGCCGGATGGCGGGACCTTCGCGGTCGAGGGCACCTTTCTGGCCATCGCACCCGGCCGGATCGAGCATGTCGAACTGTTCGATCCCGACTGGACCGGCGGCGAGACCCGGGTGGTGACCACCTTCGCGGCGGTGCCGGGGGGCACGGCGCTGCGGATGGAGGTGGTCTATTCCAGCCCCGAGGCCCGCGACGGCGCCGCCGCCTCGGGCATGGCGGCGGGGATGGAAGCGGCCTATGATCGGCTTGACCCGATCCTGTGA